One part of the Sorangiineae bacterium MSr11954 genome encodes these proteins:
- a CDS encoding M36 family metallopeptidase has translation MRKGVSRLGLLAATGALLVGLPMCARDSGAPPGSNPGDRSGEETAPDDTDVRAALASTPLGQVVSRDERGAARFIVGAVEDSPATLNASSETAARVHLSRHAELLGVSESAIRTMTQIDTQKLEGGASVVRFEQRVNGIEIFRARASVVLDPSKNLVSIGANLHPRAAATHAAKAMPFRKTAESVVADVYAGHFGYALPEKSVNDTGARGGDFRGYDLATPQGAPAVLDAAAKKVFFPQGDGLVAAYYVEMAARASGSNENESYSYVIAADDGRVLYEASLTASDSFKYRVWADPSGVPADGPYVDYSPHPTGFPNGVLPGYAQPILISQEGFNKNPNGQADPWLPPNATTTFGNNVRAYGDRNDNHAGSGDGFDPGDVVPDVTAPKTFDRIYDVNKEPNASPDQIKAAATQLFYVNNWLHDYFYDSGFNEAAGVAQLSNFGRGGAEGDPLRAEAQDGADSGFSNNANMSTPSDGISPRMQMFVWSGVPNRSFQTTPAGAYTDPFGAAAFGPQQFEITGDLVVSSPADACAVPTNVAGKIAVIDRGTCPFTDKGKNAQAAGAIGIVLVNNAAGHSAPNPGLPDASITIPLIGLSLEDGAIVKSALARGPVSARLKRGAETLHDGTIDNTVIAHEWGHYIHHRLVSCGSASCSGMSEGWGDFVSLFMVVRESDLDNELFGAAFPMAQYAAAGITNSAAYFGIRRAPYSANRAKNPFTFRHIRRSSPLPTGAPLSPASPDNAEVHNVGEIWTQTLFEGYVNVLHAGQVAGRSFDQSKRRMADYIVAGMKAAPPEPTFTEQRDAILSTVWAMGQKDDFFALARGFAKRGLGSGAIAPPTSSTSFDEAVENFDMRGKLTIVDAKLDDSISSCDDDGVLDAGETGKLTVRVRNLGWQNLRSSKLNVSTTDPSVTFTNNGQATIRSIDPYGIATVTVTVAADQIPLSRAELPITIELRNDEAVPAVTSTVVNTLFNYDDVPNSSPIDNVESARPAWTIDHGSPRPANVWLRQGDASNHVWHAHDLGVTSDERLVSPNLVVGNGDFKITFKHRYQFETTPGAPATYWDGGVLEITTDNGATWNDIATYKDPGYPQTLIAGGENPLQGRKAWAGDSPGYPAYTTVSVNLGKQLQGKTIKVRFRAGADESGGHTGWDIDNLIFSGLTNLPFPSIVDDRTTCEAELAKAK, from the coding sequence ATGAGAAAAGGTGTTTCTCGCCTTGGTTTGCTTGCGGCCACCGGCGCGTTGCTGGTGGGTCTTCCGATGTGCGCCCGGGACAGCGGCGCACCGCCCGGCTCCAATCCCGGTGATCGATCCGGGGAGGAGACGGCGCCCGACGATACCGACGTGCGCGCAGCGCTCGCGTCGACACCTCTTGGCCAAGTCGTATCGCGCGATGAGCGCGGCGCGGCGCGATTCATCGTCGGCGCGGTGGAGGACTCGCCGGCGACCCTCAACGCGAGCTCCGAAACCGCGGCGCGCGTTCATCTCTCGCGGCACGCGGAGCTGCTCGGGGTGAGCGAGTCGGCCATCCGCACGATGACCCAAATCGATACGCAAAAGCTCGAGGGCGGGGCGAGCGTGGTGCGCTTCGAGCAGCGCGTCAATGGCATCGAGATCTTCCGCGCGCGCGCCAGCGTGGTCCTCGATCCGTCGAAGAACCTGGTCTCCATCGGCGCGAACCTGCACCCGCGCGCCGCGGCCACCCACGCGGCCAAGGCCATGCCCTTCCGCAAGACCGCCGAATCGGTGGTGGCGGACGTGTATGCGGGGCACTTCGGCTACGCCCTGCCCGAAAAATCCGTGAACGACACGGGCGCGCGCGGCGGCGATTTCCGCGGCTACGATCTGGCCACCCCCCAGGGCGCGCCCGCGGTGCTCGACGCAGCGGCCAAGAAGGTCTTCTTCCCCCAGGGCGACGGCTTGGTGGCCGCCTATTACGTGGAGATGGCGGCGCGCGCCTCGGGCTCCAACGAGAACGAATCGTACTCGTACGTCATCGCCGCCGACGACGGGCGGGTACTGTACGAGGCTTCGCTCACCGCGAGCGACAGCTTCAAGTACCGCGTCTGGGCCGATCCCTCGGGCGTCCCGGCCGACGGCCCCTACGTCGACTACTCGCCGCACCCCACGGGCTTCCCCAACGGCGTGCTGCCGGGCTACGCGCAGCCGATCCTGATTTCGCAGGAGGGCTTCAACAAGAACCCGAATGGCCAGGCCGATCCCTGGCTCCCGCCGAACGCCACCACCACCTTCGGCAACAACGTGCGCGCGTACGGCGACCGCAACGACAACCACGCGGGCAGCGGCGACGGCTTCGATCCGGGCGATGTGGTGCCCGATGTGACCGCGCCCAAGACGTTCGACCGGATCTACGACGTAAACAAGGAGCCCAACGCGAGCCCGGACCAGATCAAGGCGGCCGCGACGCAGCTCTTTTACGTGAACAACTGGCTGCACGACTACTTCTACGACTCGGGCTTCAACGAGGCCGCCGGCGTCGCGCAGCTCTCGAACTTCGGCCGCGGCGGCGCCGAAGGCGATCCGCTCCGCGCGGAGGCGCAGGACGGCGCCGACTCCGGGTTCTCCAACAACGCCAACATGAGCACCCCCAGCGACGGCATCTCGCCGCGCATGCAGATGTTCGTGTGGTCCGGCGTGCCCAACCGCTCCTTCCAGACCACGCCGGCCGGCGCGTACACCGATCCCTTCGGCGCGGCCGCCTTCGGCCCGCAGCAGTTCGAGATCACCGGCGACTTGGTCGTCTCCTCGCCGGCGGACGCCTGCGCCGTGCCCACCAACGTGGCGGGCAAGATCGCCGTGATCGATCGCGGCACCTGCCCCTTCACCGACAAGGGCAAGAACGCGCAGGCCGCGGGGGCCATCGGCATCGTGCTGGTCAACAACGCCGCCGGCCACTCGGCGCCCAACCCGGGCTTGCCGGATGCGTCGATCACCATCCCGCTCATCGGTCTCAGCCTCGAGGACGGGGCCATCGTCAAGAGCGCGCTCGCGCGAGGGCCGGTCTCCGCCCGGTTGAAGCGCGGCGCCGAGACCTTGCACGATGGGACCATCGACAACACGGTGATCGCCCACGAGTGGGGTCACTACATCCATCATCGCCTGGTCTCGTGTGGCTCGGCCTCGTGCAGCGGCATGAGCGAGGGCTGGGGCGACTTCGTGAGCTTGTTCATGGTCGTTCGCGAGAGCGATCTCGATAACGAGCTCTTTGGCGCCGCCTTCCCCATGGCGCAGTACGCGGCGGCGGGCATCACCAACAGCGCGGCCTACTTCGGTATCCGCCGCGCGCCGTACTCGGCGAACCGGGCGAAGAACCCCTTCACGTTCCGCCACATCCGTCGCAGCTCGCCGCTGCCCACCGGCGCGCCGCTCTCGCCGGCCTCCCCCGACAACGCCGAGGTGCACAACGTCGGCGAGATCTGGACGCAGACGCTGTTCGAAGGGTACGTCAACGTCTTGCACGCGGGGCAAGTCGCCGGGCGCAGCTTCGATCAGAGCAAGCGGCGGATGGCCGACTACATCGTCGCGGGCATGAAGGCCGCGCCGCCGGAGCCGACCTTCACCGAGCAGCGCGACGCGATCCTCTCCACCGTGTGGGCCATGGGGCAGAAGGACGACTTCTTCGCGCTGGCGCGCGGCTTCGCCAAGCGCGGCCTCGGCTCGGGGGCCATCGCGCCGCCCACCAGCTCCACGAGCTTCGACGAGGCGGTGGAGAACTTCGACATGCGCGGCAAGCTGACCATCGTCGACGCCAAGCTCGATGACTCCATCTCGTCCTGCGACGACGACGGCGTCCTCGACGCGGGCGAGACCGGCAAGCTCACCGTGCGCGTGCGCAACCTCGGGTGGCAGAACCTCCGCTCGTCCAAGCTGAATGTCAGCACCACCGATCCGAGCGTGACCTTCACCAACAATGGCCAGGCGACCATCCGATCCATCGATCCCTACGGCATCGCCACCGTGACGGTGACCGTGGCGGCCGATCAAATCCCGCTGTCGCGCGCGGAGCTGCCGATCACCATCGAGCTGCGCAACGACGAGGCCGTTCCTGCCGTCACCAGCACGGTGGTGAACACGCTCTTCAACTACGACGACGTGCCCAACTCGTCGCCCATCGACAACGTGGAGAGCGCGCGTCCGGCCTGGACCATCGATCACGGTAGCCCGCGTCCGGCCAACGTGTGGCTGCGCCAGGGCGATGCTTCGAACCACGTATGGCACGCGCACGATCTGGGCGTCACCAGCGACGAGCGCCTGGTCTCCCCGAACTTGGTCGTCGGAAATGGCGACTTCAAGATCACCTTCAAGCACCGTTACCAGTTCGAGACGACCCCGGGCGCCCCCGCCACTTACTGGGACGGCGGCGTGCTCGAGATCACGACCGACAACGGCGCCACCTGGAACGACATCGCGACCTACAAAGATCCGGGCTACCCGCAGACCCTCATCGCAGGCGGCGAGAACCCGCTCCAAGGCCGCAAGGCGTGGGCCGGCGACTCGCCCGGCTACCCCGCCTACACCACCGTTTCGGTGAACCTCGGCAAGCAGCTGCAAGGCAAGACCATCAAGGTCCGCTTCCGCGCCGGCGCCGACGAATCCGGCGGCCACACGGGCTGGGACATCGACAACTTGATCTTCAGCGGCCTGACGAACCTGCCCTTCCCGTCCATCGTCGACGATCGCACCACCTGCGAAGCGGAGCTGGCCAAGGCGAAGTAA
- a CDS encoding PepSY domain-containing protein, protein MRLPKLTKHAFLAIWDVHAWVGIAAGLVLHVICFTGAFCVFYEELGVWQDPALRVPHGEVAPLSQIVSPVLDASWVARKRIDVHLPGDDRSTVDIRYVPASGGVREMVHVHPRTGEIVPERSRLASILFNVHFLYHDRWFPSGIYVAGVFGTAMVLGLVTGLLIHYRNIARQLHRFRPRGRASTAWADAHKTLAVYGFPFQAMAAFTGAMICFGPLLLRSFAGPLFHGDAKAAQSALYGDLSGPPPRGQAAKALPLEELVARATERLPGLSPAVLRIANYGDADGTVAVQGKLLAAPLGTSTVRLRLRDGAVVNVETAGSMGAAQSIEQVFRSLHFARFGGWAVKIFYALCALAACVTILSGNCIWLLRREGREKRASDRLLARLTAGAGAGIGLATAVLFWANRCIPMTVASRLTWESVAFFGAWALALVGCLVVRDAKVSWTALLAASGALFALVPVLNALTTDVHLFNVGRHRVGAVAAIDLSLFVLGAALLGAARAVSPSLRTSRTFFVGAKR, encoded by the coding sequence ATGAGGCTCCCGAAGCTGACCAAGCACGCGTTCCTGGCCATCTGGGACGTGCACGCGTGGGTCGGCATCGCCGCGGGGCTGGTGCTGCACGTCATTTGTTTTACCGGCGCCTTTTGCGTGTTCTACGAGGAGCTCGGGGTCTGGCAAGATCCCGCGCTCCGCGTGCCGCACGGAGAGGTCGCGCCGCTCTCGCAGATCGTCTCACCGGTGCTCGATGCGAGCTGGGTCGCGCGCAAGCGCATCGACGTTCATCTTCCGGGCGACGATCGCAGCACCGTCGACATTCGGTATGTGCCCGCCTCGGGCGGCGTCCGCGAAATGGTGCACGTGCACCCGCGCACCGGGGAGATCGTCCCCGAGCGTTCGCGGCTGGCGAGCATCCTCTTTAATGTTCACTTCCTCTACCACGACCGCTGGTTTCCCTCGGGCATCTATGTCGCGGGCGTGTTCGGCACGGCCATGGTGCTGGGGCTGGTGACCGGCCTCTTGATCCATTATCGAAATATCGCGCGCCAGCTCCATCGGTTCCGCCCGCGCGGGCGCGCGAGCACCGCCTGGGCCGATGCGCACAAAACGTTGGCCGTATATGGCTTTCCATTTCAAGCCATGGCGGCGTTCACGGGGGCGATGATTTGCTTTGGGCCGCTCTTGCTGCGCTCGTTCGCGGGGCCGCTCTTTCATGGCGATGCCAAGGCGGCCCAGAGCGCGCTGTACGGGGATTTGAGCGGGCCCCCGCCGCGCGGCCAAGCTGCAAAGGCGTTGCCCCTGGAGGAGCTGGTGGCGCGCGCGACGGAGCGGCTCCCGGGGCTCTCGCCCGCGGTGCTGCGGATCGCCAACTACGGGGATGCCGACGGCACGGTGGCCGTCCAAGGGAAGCTCTTGGCGGCACCGCTGGGGACGAGCACGGTGCGCCTTCGTTTGCGCGACGGTGCGGTGGTGAACGTGGAGACCGCGGGCAGCATGGGGGCGGCGCAGAGCATCGAGCAGGTGTTTCGGAGTCTGCACTTTGCGCGCTTCGGCGGGTGGGCCGTCAAGATCTTCTACGCGCTTTGCGCGCTCGCCGCCTGCGTCACCATCCTGAGCGGCAATTGCATTTGGCTCTTGCGCCGCGAGGGCCGGGAGAAGCGCGCCAGCGACCGCCTCTTGGCGCGGCTCACCGCGGGCGCGGGCGCGGGCATCGGTCTCGCCACCGCGGTGCTCTTTTGGGCCAATCGATGCATCCCCATGACGGTCGCTTCCCGCCTGACGTGGGAGTCGGTGGCCTTCTTTGGCGCGTGGGCGCTCGCCTTGGTCGGGTGCCTGGTCGTGCGCGACGCCAAGGTGTCGTGGACGGCGCTGCTCGCGGCCTCGGGCGCGCTGTTTGCGCTCGTGCCCGTGCTGAATGCGCTCACCACGGACGTGCACCTCTTCAATGTCGGTCGCCATCGCGTGGGGGCGGTGGCGGCGATCGATCTCTCGCTGTTCGTGCTGGGCGCGGCGCTCTTGGGCGCGGCCCGCGCGGTATCGCCATCCCTTCGCACCTCTCGCACCTTTTTCGTTGGAGCAAAACGATGA